A region from the Bradyrhizobium sp. CCBAU 53340 genome encodes:
- the kynU gene encoding kynureninase, whose product MSTTENRLRVYEQTKPLFNIPDGVTYLDGNSLGPLPLSTADRMGRVIQQQWGVELIRAWNTAGWYVQPRKLGDRIARLIGAETGSVTVGDTLSLKVYQALSAALEMNRDRKIVLSDTGNFPTDLYMAEGLIATLGRGHQLRLVRPEEIEESLSEEIAVLYITEVDYRTGRRHNMAELTARAHALGIVTVWDLAHSTGALPVDLARVGADFAAGCTYKYLNGGPGAPAFLYIAPRHADHARPALSGWMGHAKPFAFDLGYAPAVGIERMRIGTPPVLAMAALEASLDIWDRIDMHEVRARSLELADLLIGEVERLCPQLRLVTPRSHEERGSQVSFAFERGYAAMQALIAHGVIGDFRAPDIMRFGITPLYIGKAEVMRAIEVIERVFTRELWRRPEYDVVHAVT is encoded by the coding sequence ATGAGCACTACAGAAAACAGATTGCGCGTTTACGAACAGACAAAGCCGCTGTTCAACATTCCGGACGGTGTGACATATCTGGATGGCAATTCGCTTGGTCCGCTGCCGCTTAGCACGGCTGATCGAATGGGCCGCGTCATCCAGCAGCAGTGGGGCGTCGAGCTGATCCGCGCCTGGAATACTGCCGGCTGGTATGTGCAGCCGCGCAAGCTGGGTGATCGGATTGCACGGCTTATTGGCGCTGAAACTGGGTCTGTCACCGTTGGCGATACGCTGTCGTTGAAGGTCTATCAGGCGCTCTCCGCCGCGCTCGAGATGAATCGTGATCGCAAAATCGTGTTGTCGGATACCGGCAATTTCCCGACCGATCTTTATATGGCCGAAGGCTTGATCGCGACCTTGGGACGCGGGCACCAATTGCGGCTCGTTCGGCCTGAGGAGATAGAGGAATCGCTGTCCGAGGAAATCGCGGTGCTCTATATCACGGAGGTGGACTATCGCACGGGGCGGCGTCATAACATGGCCGAGCTCACCGCAAGAGCCCACGCACTGGGCATCGTCACTGTCTGGGACCTCGCACATTCTACCGGCGCGTTGCCCGTCGATCTCGCACGCGTTGGCGCCGACTTCGCGGCCGGATGCACCTACAAGTATCTCAACGGCGGCCCTGGGGCGCCGGCGTTTCTCTACATTGCGCCGCGCCATGCTGATCACGCGCGGCCTGCTCTGTCGGGCTGGATGGGCCACGCCAAGCCCTTCGCCTTCGATCTCGGCTATGCACCAGCAGTTGGCATTGAGCGCATGAGGATCGGCACTCCGCCCGTGCTCGCTATGGCAGCGCTGGAAGCCTCGCTCGATATCTGGGACCGCATCGACATGCATGAAGTCCGCGCTCGCTCGCTCGAGCTCGCCGATCTGCTGATTGGCGAAGTCGAGCGTCTCTGCCCGCAGCTCAGGCTGGTGACGCCGCGCTCGCATGAAGAGCGAGGCTCACAGGTTTCGTTCGCATTTGAAAGGGGCTACGCAGCGATGCAAGCCCTGATTGCCCATGGCGTGATCGGCGACTTTCGGGCGCCCGACATCATGCGGTTCGGTATCACCCCGCTTTATATCGGCAAGGCCGAAGTGATGAGAGCAATCGAGGTGATCGAGCGGGTATTTACGCGGGAGCTTTGGCGGCGGCCAGAATATGACGTTGTGCATGCCGTGACATGA
- a CDS encoding ABC transporter permease produces MATRRQVIVLWQIAIFAFLLVIWQWGFEWSKAVLPRAYVPKILDPYFVAKPSLIWQSFLRLSCLNDPSDFLVCFRNADNNLWIATLVTLKNTWWGFLFGSAAGIVVGLLLGRSDVLARIFGPFILAFNSIPRIALVPLIILMFGLGDVSKVVTAALVVFFIVFFNTFEGTRAVDRDQIAAARLLGASELTILRTVVIPSALAWVFASLLPAVSFALVGVIVGEFIGAERGLGKLIIEAEARANASEMMVAIFIMMIVGTMLALLVQYLQSYLLRWQPQFERSA; encoded by the coding sequence ATGGCTACCCGTCGTCAGGTGATCGTGCTCTGGCAGATCGCAATTTTCGCTTTTCTGCTTGTGATTTGGCAATGGGGCTTTGAATGGAGCAAAGCAGTTCTGCCAAGAGCCTATGTTCCCAAGATTCTCGACCCGTATTTCGTGGCGAAGCCGTCATTGATCTGGCAGAGCTTCTTGCGGCTTAGCTGCCTCAACGACCCATCGGATTTTCTGGTCTGCTTCAGGAATGCCGATAACAATCTTTGGATAGCGACGCTTGTCACGCTGAAGAATACTTGGTGGGGATTTCTGTTCGGCTCGGCCGCCGGCATCGTCGTTGGCCTCCTCCTCGGACGCTCGGACGTTCTTGCGCGCATATTTGGACCGTTCATTCTGGCGTTCAATTCGATCCCACGCATCGCGCTCGTGCCACTGATCATTCTCATGTTTGGCCTTGGCGATGTGTCGAAGGTGGTGACCGCCGCACTCGTCGTGTTCTTCATCGTGTTCTTTAATACGTTCGAAGGCACGCGGGCGGTCGACAGAGATCAAATTGCCGCCGCCCGCCTATTGGGCGCGAGCGAGCTGACCATCTTGCGTACCGTTGTCATTCCGTCTGCGCTGGCCTGGGTGTTCGCGTCTCTGCTCCCTGCAGTGTCGTTTGCACTTGTCGGCGTGATCGTCGGAGAGTTTATCGGCGCTGAACGTGGCCTCGGCAAGCTCATCATTGAGGCAGAGGCACGCGCCAATGCCAGCGAAATGATGGTCGCGATCTTTATAATGATGATCGTCGGAACCATGCTGGCGCTGCTTGTACAATATTTGCAATCATACCTCTTGCGTTGGCAGCCGCAGTTCGAAAGATCTGCATAA
- a CDS encoding CaiB/BaiF CoA-transferase family protein, with protein MGGNPTSGPTIPRPLEGVRVVEFSQMVMGPTCGLILADLGADVVKVEPLKGDRTRYFKGPAAGFFATYSRNKRSIALDTSSPGGKQVARRLTERSDVLIENFRPGLMKRVGLDYNSVAAFAPRLIYCSLKGYLPGPYENRLALDEVVQMMGGLAYMTGLPGQPMRAGASVNDVMGGMFGVIAIQAALAERQRTGRGRYIQSALFENNVFLMAQAMMCEVVTGRPSIPYSVKDSPWPIYDLFDTKDGSKLFVTVVGEEQWQAFCLAFDRAAWLSDPRFITAQGRVDHRDWLIPEVAKIFGGWNKAELAAKLEELELPYAPVNKPGDLFSDPHLNKSGGLTEIRLPDGRNTKTPLLPISLDGRRLANGNDPPQVGEHTHDILGDIGFSTNEIAALEKAGTIASSAV; from the coding sequence ATGGGCGGCAATCCCACATCAGGGCCGACAATTCCCCGCCCCCTCGAAGGCGTGCGCGTCGTTGAATTCAGTCAGATGGTCATGGGCCCTACCTGTGGGCTCATCCTCGCCGACCTGGGCGCCGATGTGGTCAAAGTCGAGCCGCTCAAGGGCGATCGCACTCGCTATTTCAAGGGGCCTGCCGCGGGTTTTTTTGCGACATACAGCAGGAACAAACGCAGCATCGCGCTCGACACGTCGAGCCCGGGAGGCAAACAGGTGGCGCGCCGGCTCACTGAGCGCAGCGATGTTTTGATCGAAAACTTCCGACCGGGTTTGATGAAGAGGGTCGGTCTCGACTACAATTCAGTGGCCGCATTCGCGCCGCGGCTGATTTATTGCTCACTCAAGGGATATCTCCCCGGACCCTACGAGAACCGTCTTGCGCTCGATGAAGTCGTTCAGATGATGGGCGGGCTCGCCTACATGACCGGCCTGCCGGGCCAGCCAATGCGCGCGGGCGCCTCAGTGAATGACGTCATGGGTGGCATGTTTGGGGTGATCGCGATCCAAGCCGCGCTCGCCGAACGACAGCGCACCGGCCGCGGTCGTTACATCCAAAGCGCCCTCTTCGAGAACAACGTCTTTCTAATGGCACAGGCGATGATGTGCGAGGTCGTCACCGGACGCCCTTCAATTCCGTACTCGGTGAAGGACAGTCCTTGGCCGATCTATGACCTGTTCGATACAAAGGACGGATCAAAGCTTTTCGTCACTGTCGTTGGGGAGGAGCAATGGCAGGCGTTCTGCCTCGCGTTTGATCGGGCTGCCTGGCTGAGCGATCCGCGTTTCATCACGGCTCAAGGTCGAGTTGATCATCGCGACTGGCTGATCCCGGAAGTCGCCAAGATATTTGGCGGCTGGAACAAGGCCGAACTTGCCGCGAAGCTGGAAGAACTTGAGCTGCCCTATGCGCCCGTGAACAAACCGGGTGATTTGTTCAGCGATCCCCACCTCAATAAATCGGGTGGTTTGACCGAGATCCGCTTGCCCGATGGCCGTAACACCAAAACCCCCTTGCTGCCGATATCGCTCGACGGCCGCCGCCTCGCAAATGGCAATGACCCGCCTCAGGTCGGCGAACATACACACGACATCCTCGGCGATATCGGGTTTTCGACAAACGAAATCGCTGCGTTAGAAAAAGCGGGGACAATCGCCTCGTCGGCCGTATGA
- a CDS encoding diguanylate cyclase, which produces MNEIAVTLASVDACVNGRRTRSIRFPPDIERQFEADMHDKRCKRLTIGLLVSAPLYNLFLLGDWLLVPDVVRLAMWVHFSIVTPWMLLVAWLVSRKPRPFVRELLAASVPLLIILQIDLGFALTASESAAHYQYVVIPTLLYTNVSLHRLEFRFARVVTAAILLLHTAFVISASYISAPIAVTIIVQLLICGYITLIANYTMERDLRRAYLYSLRDRLRHADADAASRRDPLTGLANRLHLDDELSRVWSRPECRASPVSAVMIDIDHFKHLNDRYGHAAGDLCLKRVAAILQAEIRRTGDLVARYGGEEFLIILPDMAMMDAVRLAERIRRSIEIAAIPNEGRSLLGIVTASFGVAACSPSDLSPLELIAAADHALYAAKGKGRNQVWPPLVADATVRSLTEPLTFMASSSEAARGV; this is translated from the coding sequence ATGAACGAGATCGCAGTAACATTAGCTTCCGTCGACGCCTGCGTGAACGGGCGACGGACGCGATCGATCAGATTCCCCCCGGACATCGAACGGCAATTTGAAGCCGACATGCACGACAAGCGGTGTAAGCGCTTGACGATCGGACTGCTCGTTTCGGCTCCCCTCTATAACCTTTTTCTGCTCGGAGATTGGCTGCTGGTCCCGGACGTCGTGCGGCTGGCCATGTGGGTACATTTCTCAATAGTGACTCCGTGGATGCTATTGGTCGCCTGGCTCGTATCGCGCAAACCGAGGCCCTTCGTACGGGAGCTCCTAGCAGCCAGTGTTCCGCTACTCATCATCTTGCAGATCGACCTCGGTTTTGCCCTGACGGCGAGCGAGAGCGCTGCGCACTACCAGTACGTGGTGATTCCAACTTTGCTCTACACCAATGTCTCACTGCACAGACTCGAATTCCGCTTCGCTCGTGTCGTGACTGCCGCGATCCTGTTGCTTCACACCGCGTTCGTCATATCCGCAAGCTACATCTCCGCCCCGATAGCGGTGACCATCATCGTTCAGCTCCTCATCTGCGGTTACATCACTCTGATCGCAAACTATACAATGGAGCGCGATCTCCGTAGAGCCTACCTCTATTCGCTGAGAGATCGGCTCAGGCACGCCGATGCGGACGCCGCTTCACGCCGCGATCCATTGACGGGGTTAGCAAACCGGCTGCATCTTGATGATGAACTGTCGCGAGTTTGGTCTCGCCCCGAGTGCCGAGCATCGCCCGTTTCAGCTGTCATGATCGATATCGACCATTTCAAGCACTTGAACGATCGCTACGGACATGCTGCAGGCGACCTCTGCCTGAAACGAGTCGCCGCCATACTTCAGGCAGAGATACGAAGGACGGGTGACCTCGTCGCCCGATATGGAGGCGAAGAATTCCTGATAATCCTGCCGGATATGGCGATGATGGATGCCGTGCGGCTGGCCGAACGCATTCGCCGATCGATCGAAATTGCTGCGATCCCCAATGAAGGCCGGAGCCTCTTAGGCATCGTCACCGCCAGTTTTGGCGTCGCAGCTTGTTCGCCGTCGGATTTGTCTCCTCTGGAATTAATTGCTGCGGCCGATCACGCCCTGTATGCCGCCAAAGGCAAAGGACGTAATCAGGTCTGGCCTCCACTTGTGGCCGACGCCACCGTTCGCTCGTTGACTGAACCATTGACGTTTATGGCGTCGTCCTCAGAAGCAGCACGAGGGGTTTGA
- a CDS encoding amino acid aminotransferase — MFQALPDLPADAVLALAEACRNDPRRDKIDLSVGVYRNDNGVTPVLSAVKAAEHLLLEGQDTKSYVSPLGDTKFVSLIRELAIGNIEVDRLGGVQTPGGGGAVRLACEVIKLAAPFSRIFVGLPTWGNHIPIFEAVGLEIGTYTYYDVISQTLRFDEMLSSLKSARRGDIVLLHATCHNPSGTDLSLDQWRAIAQLVEERGLIPLIDFAYQGFGDGLEQDREGLEIVLSSVSEAFVAYSCSKNFGLYRERTGALFVYGTNPVSVGRTVQAMAALARVNWSMPPDHGAAVVGTILSNTALRQDWLRELTTMRERILKIRAAVGRGMPEFSQLGAQKGMFSTLPLHSATIDRLRKDDAIYIVGNGRINLAGLTTDDVPRFVDSVRRAV, encoded by the coding sequence ATGTTTCAAGCCCTGCCTGATCTGCCGGCCGACGCCGTGTTGGCGTTAGCCGAGGCATGCCGCAACGATCCTCGGCGGGACAAGATCGACCTGAGTGTGGGGGTCTATCGAAACGATAACGGCGTTACGCCCGTCCTGTCCGCGGTGAAGGCCGCCGAACATCTCTTGCTCGAGGGACAGGACACCAAATCATACGTAAGCCCACTCGGTGACACAAAGTTCGTCAGCCTTATCCGCGAGCTCGCGATCGGAAACATCGAGGTGGATCGACTAGGTGGCGTTCAGACACCTGGCGGCGGCGGTGCGGTCCGGTTAGCTTGCGAGGTCATAAAGCTGGCGGCACCCTTTAGCCGGATATTTGTGGGCCTGCCGACATGGGGCAACCACATTCCAATCTTTGAGGCCGTGGGATTGGAAATAGGTACGTACACCTATTACGACGTCATTTCTCAAACGCTTCGCTTCGACGAAATGCTCTCATCGCTCAAGAGCGCAAGGAGAGGGGATATCGTGCTGCTTCACGCGACTTGCCACAATCCATCGGGCACGGATCTTAGCCTTGATCAATGGCGGGCGATCGCGCAACTTGTGGAGGAGAGAGGCCTCATTCCTCTCATCGACTTTGCCTATCAGGGATTCGGTGATGGTTTAGAGCAGGATAGAGAAGGACTAGAAATAGTGCTGTCCAGCGTGAGCGAAGCGTTCGTCGCTTATTCTTGTAGCAAAAACTTCGGACTGTATCGGGAGCGGACCGGAGCGCTCTTCGTCTATGGCACGAACCCGGTCTCAGTAGGGCGGACTGTTCAAGCCATGGCTGCCCTAGCGAGAGTTAACTGGTCCATGCCGCCCGACCATGGTGCTGCGGTCGTCGGCACTATCCTGTCGAACACCGCCCTTCGTCAGGATTGGCTTCGCGAGCTCACGACGATGCGGGAAAGAATTTTAAAAATTCGTGCGGCCGTCGGACGGGGTATGCCCGAATTTTCTCAGCTCGGGGCGCAAAAGGGAATGTTCTCCACCTTACCCTTGCATTCTGCCACGATCGACCGTCTCCGCAAGGATGATGCGATCTATATCGTTGGAAACGGCAGGATCAATCTGGCCGGCCTTACAACTGACGACGTGCCACGCTTTGTCGACAGTGTCCGGCGAGCAGTTTAA
- a CDS encoding ABC transporter ATP-binding protein has translation MSAPGPSLAVARETTNADAGRTRIAVQGLVKRFSAGRGDFAAVDNVSFEVRQGEFVALLGPSGCGKSTILNMVAGLLPHSGGRILVDGDLVDTGKVNSNVGYVFQRDTLFPWRTVEQNIGYGLEISGITKTERSARVADAIGKAGLTGFGQSFPRMLSGGMRQRVALMRTLILEPEILLMDEPFGALDTHTKLEMHKTLLDIWERERQTVLFVTHDLGEALTLASRIIVLSARPGRLKDDFQVPFPRPRDPVGLRETAEFGRLYSHIWHSLGEEFRRTKAD, from the coding sequence ATGTCCGCGCCTGGCCCCAGCCTCGCCGTTGCCCGAGAAACGACGAATGCGGACGCTGGTCGCACTCGGATTGCTGTGCAAGGACTAGTTAAGCGCTTCAGCGCCGGTCGAGGCGATTTTGCTGCCGTCGACAATGTATCATTCGAGGTTCGCCAAGGCGAATTCGTTGCCTTGCTCGGCCCCTCCGGCTGCGGAAAGAGCACGATCCTCAACATGGTGGCCGGGCTCTTGCCACATTCAGGCGGCCGAATTCTCGTCGACGGCGACTTAGTTGATACCGGCAAGGTAAATTCCAACGTCGGTTACGTGTTTCAGCGCGACACACTATTTCCTTGGCGAACGGTCGAGCAGAATATCGGCTACGGGCTCGAAATCTCCGGTATCACGAAGACGGAGCGTTCCGCGCGGGTTGCCGATGCGATTGGAAAGGCCGGGTTGACTGGCTTCGGCCAGAGCTTTCCTCGGATGCTTTCGGGCGGGATGCGTCAGCGGGTGGCCTTAATGCGCACCCTCATCCTCGAACCTGAAATTCTCCTGATGGATGAGCCTTTCGGCGCGCTTGATACTCATACCAAGCTGGAAATGCACAAGACATTGCTCGATATCTGGGAGCGCGAACGGCAGACTGTGCTGTTCGTAACTCACGACCTCGGCGAGGCGCTTACACTGGCCAGCCGCATCATCGTCCTGTCCGCAAGGCCCGGACGGCTGAAGGATGACTTCCAGGTGCCCTTTCCTCGTCCGCGAGATCCAGTCGGGTTGCGCGAAACGGCCGAATTCGGCCGCCTGTATTCTCACATCTGGCATTCGCTTGGCGAAGAGTTTCGCCGTACCAAGGCCGATTGA
- a CDS encoding EAL domain-containing protein, giving the protein MPREAKSVDYLHAFLFDRIKVDRPFVAELGTNQRSDAIMRAIVSRTRSLGIPLLAEGIETEQQWSWLPKLGCNAAQGYLIGRLKLPHAVLSHMMSGRSRRRKMGLGHSV; this is encoded by the coding sequence ATTCCTCGTGAAGCCAAGTCAGTCGATTACCTCCACGCTTTCCTATTCGATCGCATCAAAGTCGATCGCCCCTTCGTCGCGGAGCTTGGAACCAACCAGCGCTCCGACGCGATCATGCGTGCCATCGTGAGCAGGACCAGGAGTCTTGGAATACCGCTGCTGGCCGAGGGTATCGAAACGGAGCAGCAATGGTCGTGGTTGCCCAAACTCGGCTGCAACGCAGCACAAGGCTATTTGATCGGTAGGCTAAAACTGCCACACGCCGTTTTGTCCCACATGATGAGTGGCAGGTCACGTCGACGAAAGATGGGGCTTGGGCACTCCGTGTAA
- a CDS encoding hydroxymethylglutaryl-CoA lyase gives MDNSPDVHICEVAPRDGLQNLDVIVPTGAKCELISAIVAAGVSEVDAGSFVPATVVPQFGDVGAVVAHALTHKSTTIGAVVPNVKGAERALAAGVNSMYFVISASETHNRANVRRTIEEQLEAFRVVRARINAQKAPERPHLVGAVATAFGCSMEGDVSEAAVCRLVQGFAEAGADEIGLADTVGYGTPTQVKRIVRAVRNETGPKMMLRLHLHDTLGAGLANVVAGLEADVRRFDAAVSGLGGCPFAPGARGNIVTEDLVFMLERMGLSTGIDLDRLMATREILARHVEQKHLTGHLHEAGIPRVLRRVA, from the coding sequence ATGGACAATTCACCGGATGTGCACATCTGCGAAGTTGCACCGCGCGATGGCCTTCAAAACTTGGATGTCATTGTGCCAACAGGCGCAAAATGCGAGCTGATCAGTGCGATCGTCGCCGCGGGGGTGAGCGAGGTCGATGCGGGCTCATTTGTACCGGCTACGGTCGTGCCGCAATTCGGCGACGTTGGAGCAGTTGTTGCGCACGCGTTGACCCATAAGTCTACGACCATCGGCGCGGTCGTACCGAACGTTAAAGGTGCTGAGCGCGCGCTCGCGGCCGGAGTCAACAGCATGTATTTCGTGATCTCGGCGAGCGAAACGCACAACCGGGCGAATGTGCGCCGCACGATTGAGGAACAGCTCGAAGCATTCCGTGTAGTTCGTGCGAGGATCAACGCGCAAAAAGCTCCTGAGCGGCCGCATCTTGTGGGCGCTGTAGCGACAGCTTTTGGCTGCTCAATGGAAGGCGACGTCAGTGAGGCCGCGGTGTGTCGCCTTGTGCAGGGTTTCGCCGAGGCGGGTGCGGACGAGATCGGACTAGCAGATACCGTCGGCTACGGCACCCCAACGCAGGTTAAGCGGATCGTACGCGCGGTTCGCAACGAGACCGGCCCAAAAATGATGCTCAGGCTACATCTGCATGACACGCTTGGCGCCGGTCTTGCCAACGTCGTCGCGGGGCTCGAAGCGGATGTCCGGCGCTTCGATGCTGCTGTTTCGGGGCTTGGCGGCTGTCCCTTCGCACCGGGCGCACGGGGCAATATTGTGACTGAGGATCTCGTGTTCATGCTCGAACGGATGGGCCTCTCCACTGGGATCGATCTGGATCGGTTGATGGCGACACGCGAAATTCTCGCCCGGCACGTTGAGCAGAAGCACCTGACAGGTCATCTGCACGAGGCTGGAATTCCAAGGGTGTTGCGGAGGGTGGCATGA
- a CDS encoding GntR family transcriptional regulator: MKTGDRLIEQKLADALGLSRAPIRLGLKALEEAGFARGELHRGFVLTRDPTSVAAQSTLAAVSRAEEAYATIATDVVAKRLPADVTEAELLRRYDLTRTELQRLLDRIAAEGWIARSPGYGWRFAETVSSPEAQTQVMAFRAVIEPAAIAQPGYALAPEVIERLRERQLRIFDGELEKFTIGEVFQWGCDFHEEIARGAKNPFFVESLKRVNSIRRLFAYRSFADRDGMRRHVKEHLRLLDVLEARRYADASALMMRHIRRPLKVYVFR, translated from the coding sequence ATGAAGACCGGCGATCGCCTCATCGAGCAAAAGCTTGCCGATGCGCTTGGCCTGTCGCGCGCGCCAATTCGCCTAGGCTTAAAGGCTCTAGAAGAGGCGGGGTTCGCGCGCGGTGAATTGCACCGCGGCTTTGTCTTGACAAGAGACCCTACGAGCGTAGCCGCACAATCCACACTGGCGGCGGTAAGCCGCGCGGAAGAGGCCTACGCGACGATTGCAACGGACGTGGTCGCAAAGCGCCTTCCCGCCGATGTCACGGAAGCCGAATTGCTGCGCCGTTACGATCTAACACGCACCGAATTACAACGACTGCTGGATCGGATCGCAGCGGAAGGGTGGATCGCGCGCTCACCGGGCTACGGGTGGCGTTTTGCTGAAACTGTATCAAGTCCCGAAGCGCAGACACAAGTTATGGCGTTCCGCGCGGTGATCGAACCAGCAGCAATTGCTCAACCTGGTTACGCTCTGGCGCCAGAGGTCATCGAGCGACTTCGCGAGCGCCAGCTGCGCATTTTTGATGGCGAGCTGGAAAAATTCACGATAGGTGAAGTGTTTCAATGGGGATGTGATTTCCATGAGGAGATCGCGCGCGGTGCCAAGAATCCCTTCTTCGTCGAGTCACTTAAGCGCGTAAATTCGATTCGTCGCTTGTTTGCATACCGAAGCTTCGCTGATCGCGACGGCATGCGCCGGCACGTGAAGGAACACCTGAGGCTGCTCGACGTCCTGGAGGCCCGCCGGTATGCTGATGCATCGGCTCTGATGATGCGTCATATTCGACGCCCGCTTAAGGTGTACGTCTTCAGATAG
- the kynA gene encoding tryptophan 2,3-dioxygenase has product MANNDYDPTAEGAETNFAARMSYSDYLRLETILSAQHPLSDAHDEMLFIVQHQASELWMRLAIHELGAARDAIARDAVAPAMKMLARVSRIFEQLNSAWDVLRTMTPSEYTHFRAKLGQSSGFQSRQYRLIEYVLGNRNPAMLKPHAHDAEATRLLERELTIPSLYDEVLRLGNRKGLAIPRSVLERDVRETHRLNDAVVEAWRCVYEAPETHWLLYELAEKLVDFEDYFRRWRFNHVTTVERIIGFKRGTGGTGGVSYLKRMLEVELFPELWRVRTVL; this is encoded by the coding sequence ATGGCCAACAATGACTACGATCCAACAGCAGAAGGCGCAGAAACGAATTTCGCTGCGCGGATGTCCTATAGCGATTATCTGCGATTGGAGACCATTCTCAGCGCGCAGCATCCGCTGTCGGATGCGCACGATGAGATGCTGTTCATTGTGCAGCATCAGGCCTCGGAGCTCTGGATGCGACTTGCCATTCATGAATTGGGTGCGGCCCGCGACGCGATTGCACGCGACGCCGTCGCGCCGGCAATGAAAATGCTGGCGCGCGTCTCACGTATCTTCGAACAGTTGAACAGCGCATGGGACGTGCTGCGCACGATGACGCCAAGCGAGTATACGCATTTCCGGGCGAAGCTCGGACAGTCGTCCGGCTTCCAATCCCGTCAGTACCGCCTCATCGAATATGTTTTGGGCAATCGCAATCCAGCCATGCTGAAGCCGCACGCGCATGATGCGGAGGCGACACGGCTTCTTGAGAGGGAGCTCACAATCCCAAGCCTGTACGACGAGGTGCTGCGCCTCGGCAACCGCAAGGGGCTTGCGATTCCGCGCTCCGTACTGGAACGTGATGTCCGTGAAACGCATCGCCTCAACGATGCAGTGGTCGAGGCCTGGCGCTGTGTCTATGAGGCGCCGGAAACGCATTGGCTGCTCTACGAGCTTGCTGAGAAGCTCGTCGACTTCGAGGACTATTTCCGCCGTTGGCGCTTTAACCATGTGACCACCGTGGAGCGCATCATCGGCTTCAAACGAGGTACGGGAGGCACCGGCGGCGTCAGCTATCTCAAGCGAATGCTGGAGGTCGAACTATTCCCGGAACTCTGGCGCGTCCGAACGGTCCTATGA
- a CDS encoding ABC transporter substrate-binding protein, producing MTITRRRVLVSGSAFAGTSLLPSQSRAQGKPVTLAFGPTTPIYAIGMIAELKNYFRDEGLNSKLITGNSGSFGRQMLASDQAMFAHGDASHPLQLTARGKACKILLATEMACSYANVVVRQDLYESGITSLEKLAAYKRPDGAKPIIAATAIGSGSWVYGTYLFEARGLGGKVNWVAGGGQEIMFPSLETKQFDAIMAPPSWIIEIKKKGFGTLIYDTSQPGMFEKDFGGTVPVLVVYTLADTIEQDKPTVQAFVNAIYRAMKWVKTTPLAEVQALVAPKWFSGIDPTAVSAELGFDKLTWAYDGNIDKAAYDRGSRIWSRKGTEIPETAYEDVVDMSFLNVAKAKYK from the coding sequence ATGACCATCACACGGCGCCGAGTCCTTGTTTCGGGCTCCGCATTTGCGGGCACCTCGTTGCTGCCGAGCCAGTCGCGCGCTCAAGGCAAGCCGGTCACCCTCGCCTTCGGCCCCACAACGCCAATCTATGCCATCGGCATGATCGCCGAGCTCAAGAACTATTTCAGGGATGAAGGACTCAATTCGAAACTGATTACAGGCAACTCGGGCAGTTTCGGTCGCCAGATGCTCGCTTCGGACCAAGCGATGTTCGCCCACGGTGACGCCAGTCACCCCCTTCAACTCACGGCGCGCGGCAAGGCATGCAAAATTCTGCTCGCAACTGAAATGGCGTGCTCGTACGCCAATGTTGTTGTGCGGCAAGACCTCTATGAAAGCGGCATCACGTCGCTCGAGAAGCTAGCGGCCTACAAGCGCCCAGACGGGGCCAAGCCGATCATCGCGGCCACGGCCATCGGATCGGGCAGTTGGGTCTATGGCACTTATCTGTTTGAAGCACGAGGGCTTGGCGGAAAAGTGAATTGGGTCGCTGGCGGCGGGCAGGAGATCATGTTTCCGTCTCTCGAAACCAAGCAGTTTGATGCCATCATGGCACCGCCAAGTTGGATCATCGAAATCAAGAAAAAGGGCTTTGGCACTCTGATCTACGATACCTCCCAACCGGGGATGTTTGAGAAAGATTTCGGGGGCACGGTTCCGGTGCTGGTCGTCTACACGCTGGCGGACACGATCGAGCAGGACAAGCCGACGGTACAGGCCTTCGTGAACGCGATTTATCGGGCGATGAAGTGGGTCAAAACGACGCCGCTCGCCGAAGTCCAGGCACTGGTTGCGCCCAAGTGGTTTTCTGGAATCGATCCCACCGCCGTTAGCGCAGAGCTTGGCTTTGACAAATTGACTTGGGCATATGACGGAAACATCGACAAAGCCGCCTATGATCGGGGCAGCAGAATTTGGTCCCGCAAGGGTACAGAAATTCCGGAGACTGCATACGAGGACGTTGTCGATATGAGCTTTCTCAATGTAGCGAAGGCAAAATACAAGTGA